A window of the Roseburia sp. 831b genome harbors these coding sequences:
- a CDS encoding DUF1858 domain-containing protein, giving the protein MAQVTKSTMIGELLQIDQNIAPILLNIGMHCLGCPSSQMETIEEAAAVHGIDPDALVNEINDFLAKDLA; this is encoded by the coding sequence ATGGCTCAGGTAACAAAATCTACTATGATTGGTGAATTACTTCAGATCGACCAGAACATCGCACCAATTCTTTTAAATATCGGTATGCACTGTCTCGGATGCCCATCTTCTCAGATGGAAACAATTGAAGAGGCTGCTGCTGTTCACGGTATTGATCCAGATGCTTTGGTAAATGAAATCAACGATTTCTTAGCAAAAGATCTTGCTTAA